One genomic region from Manis pentadactyla isolate mManPen7 chromosome 12, mManPen7.hap1, whole genome shotgun sequence encodes:
- the SOBP gene encoding sine oculis-binding protein homolog isoform X3, translating into MDIFYKETQANLPAGLCGTLHPPLENKAEGSGVQLLTPDSWTIPLADARRKAPSPVAAAGQTQGPGPSSSTAISPSDTANCSATKIPTPVPKPMALSETPNLPPVSVQPPAGIGPPLGVPPRSPPMVMTNRGPVPLPIFMEQQIMQQIRPPFIRGPPHHASNPNSPLSNPMLPGIGPPPGGPRNLGPTSSPMHRPMLSPHIHAPSTPTMPGNPAGLLPPPPPGAPLPSLPFPPVSMMPNGPMPVPQMLNFGLPSLAPLVPPPTLLVPYPVIVPLPVPIPIPIPIPHVSDAKPPNGFSSNGESCVPSAPGDSSAAGGAAGGHSLSPRDPKQGPSKPEGSPPGSSGQTLSLAPSERGRGAVVDLTRRARSPPGAPQGPPDGVIDLTVRHRARLRNVIQRALHAHGQAEREAGAAERRTRGGCRDGHCSPPAAGDPGPGAPAGPEAAAACNVIVNGARGAAEAAKGAEPPPAPPPPPAPARRPPPPEEPAVSELESVKENTCAAGGRRDGEAAQKLVAEEALEGGGEADPGLNNPADEDHAYALRMLPKAGCVIQPVPKPAEKAALVPCAISAPALGAGPEDLEPPLKRRCLRIRNQNK; encoded by the coding sequence ATGGACATTTTCTACAAAGAGACCCAGGCCAATCTTCCAGCTGGGCTGTGCGGCACATTACATCCTCCCCTGGAAAACAAAGCAGAAGGCTCCGGGGTGCAGCTGCTCACTCCAGACTCTTGGACTATCCCTCTAGCAGATGCTCGGAGGAAGGCCCCCTCCCCGGTGGCTGCGGCTGGCCAAACCCAGGGCCCTGGCCCATCATCGTCCACCGCCATTTCTCCATCTGACACTGCCAACTGCTCTGCCACTAAAATCCCCACGCCAGTGCCCAAGCCCATGGCCCTGAGCGAGACGCCAAACCTCCCTCCCGTCTCCGTGCAGCCACCTGCCGGCATCGGGCCTCCCCTCGGCGTGCCACCTCGCAGCCCTCCCATGGTGATGACCAACCGCGGCCCGGTGCCGCTGCCCATCTTCATGGAGCAACAGATCATGCAGCAGATCCGGCCACCCTTCATTCGTGGGCCGCCGCACCACGCCTCCAACCCCAACAGCCCTCTGTCCAACCCCATGCTGCCCGGCATCGGGCCCCCACCGGGCGGCCCCAGAAACCTAGGCCCCACTTCCAGCCCCATGCACCGGCCCATGCTCTCACCGCACATCCACGCCCCCAGCACCCCGACCATGCCGGGGAACCCCGCGGGCCTGCTGCCGCCTCCGCCCCCGGGCGCGCCCTTGCCAAGTCTGCCCTTCCCGCCGGTGAGCATGATGCCCAACGGGCCGATGCCGGTGCCCCAGATGCTAAACTTCGGGCTGCCGTCGCTCGCCCCGCTCGTGCCGCCGCCCACGCTGCTCGTGCCGTACCCGGTGATCGTGCCCCTGCCCGtgcccatccccatccccatccccatcccgCACGTCAGCGACGCCAAGCCCCCTAACGGCTTCTCCAGCAATGGCGAGAGCTGCGTCCCGAGCGCCCCCGGCGACTCCTCGGCGGCGGGCGGCGCGGCGGGCGGACACTCCCTGTCGCCCCGGGACCCCAAGCAGGGCCCATCCAAGCCCGAGGGCTCGCCGCCGGGCAGCTCCGGCCAGACGCTGAGCCTGGCGCCGTCCGAGCGAGGCCGCGGCGCCGTGGTGGACCTGACGCGGCGCGCGCGCAGCCCCCCAGGGGCGCCGCAGGGCCCGCCCGACGGCGTCATCGACCTGACGGTGCGTCACCGCGCCCGGCTGCGCAACGTGATCCAGCGCGCGCTGCACGCGCACGGCCAGGCGGAGCGCGAGGCGGGCGCGGCCGAGCGCAGGACCCGCGGCGGCTGCAGGGACGGCCACTGCAGCCCGCCCGCCGCCGGCGACCCGGGCCCCGGCGCCCCCGCGGGCCCCGAGGCGGCCGCTGCCTGCAACGTCATCGTGAACGGCGCGCGCGGCGCCGCCGAGGCCGCCAAGGGCGCCGagccgccgcccgcgccgccgccgccgcccgcgcccgcCAGGAGGCCGCCGCCGCCCGAGGAGCCGGCCGTGAGCGAGCTGGAGTCGGTCAAGGAGAACACGTGCGCCGCCGGCGGCCGCCGGGACGGGGAGGCGGCCCAGAAGCTGGTGGCGGAGGAGGCCCTGGAGGGCGGCGGCGAGGCCGACCCTGGCCTCAACAACCCCGCGGACGAGGACCACGCGTACGCGCTGCGCATGCTGCCCAAGGCGGGCTGCGTGATCCAGCCGGTGCCCAAGCCCGCCGAGAAGGCCGCCCTGGTGCCCTGCGCCATCTCCGCGCCCGCGCTCGGCGCCGGGCCCGAGGACCTGGAGCCTCCGCTCAAACGGAGGTGCCTCCGGATTAGAAATCAGAATAAGTAA